The Camelus dromedarius isolate mCamDro1 chromosome 1, mCamDro1.pat, whole genome shotgun sequence genome has a window encoding:
- the FABP2 gene encoding fatty acid-binding protein, intestinal: MAFDGTWKVDRNENYEKFMEKMGINVVKRKLAAHDNLKLVITQEGNKFTVKESSNFRSIEIIFELGVTFNYSLADGTEVTGSWSLEGNKLVGKFKRLDNGNELNTVREIIGGEMVQTYTYEGVEAKRIFKKE; the protein is encoded by the exons ATGGCGTTTGATGGTACTTGGAAAGTAGACCGAAATGAGAACTATGAAAAGTTTATGGAAAAAATGG GTATTAATGTGGTGAAAAGGAAGCTTGCAGCTCATGACAATTTGAAATTGGTAATCacacaggaaggaaataaattcacagtcaaagaatcaagcaattttcgaagcattgaaattatttttgagcTTGGTGTCACTTTTAATTACAGCCTCGCGGATGGAACTGAAGTCACT ggTAGTTGGAGCCTAGAGGGAAATAAACTTGTTGGAAAATTCAAACGGCTCGACAATGGAAATGAACTAAATACTGTCCGAGAAATTATCGGTGGTGAAATGGTCCAG ACTTACACATATGAAGGAGTAGAAGCCAAGAGGATCTTCAAAAAGGAGTGA